A DNA window from Solanum lycopersicum chromosome 3, SLM_r2.1 contains the following coding sequences:
- the LOC101253983 gene encoding uncharacterized protein has translation MGDRDSITTAGGQNSVERDFVEEASRIVEQAKELQDAASSLISRTTREEDSLRQKAKSLDSSVQGLRSAVRKSKLDPNQAEKLEEELFKASYVLSEGDAAAFLPSKSHGGFLRMFLGPINVRANRKDVQLKVKEEYNSFRDRTAYLFLLFPSVLLVLRSWMWDGCLPALPVQLYQAWLLYLYTGLALRENILRANGSDIRPWWIKHHYCAMAMALISLTWEIEREPNCSQKQRGVQLFLKWAIMQGVAMLLQNRYQRQRLYTRIALGKARRMDVVWGETAGVDGQLLLLFPVLFILQGFEAYVGVLLLKTAFIGVVSEWQVVTCGILLIIMAAGNFANTVKTLVTKSRVKAKMKRGKSKQDLKSESPAKSS, from the exons ATGGGGGATAGGGATTCTATTACTACGGCGGGGGGACAGAATTCGGTGGAACGAGATTTTGTGGAAGAAGCTTCTAGAATCGTTGAACAAGCTAAGGAGTTGCAAGACGCAGCTTCTTCTTTGATCTCGAGAACTACCCGTGAAGAGGATTCGTTAAGGCAGAAAGCGAAGTCGCTTGATTCGTCCGTTCAGGGGCTTCGTTCAGCTGTAAGGAAAAGTAAATTGGATCCTAATCAAGCTGAAAAG ttGGAAGAGGAATTGTTTAAAGCTAGTTATGTATTGAGTGAGGGAGATGCTGCAGCCTTTCTTCCGAGCAAATCTCATG GAGGGTTTTTGAGGATGTTTTTGGGGCCAATCAATGTTCGTGCTAATAGAAAGGATGTGCAACTGAAAGTGAAAGAGGAATATAATAGTTTCAGG GACAGGACAGCATATCTATTCCTTCTTTTCCCATCGGTGCTACTAGTTTTGAGGTCTTGGATGTGGGATGGATGTTTACCAGCATTGCCGGTCCAACTTTACCAG GCCTGGTTGCTTTACCTCTACACAGGTTTGGCTCTGCGAGAGAACATTTTGAGAGCGAATGGAAGTGATATTCGTCCATG GTGGATAAAACATCACTACTGTGCTATGGCCATGGCACTTATAAGTCTTACCTGGGAAATAGAAAGAGAACCTAACTGTTCACAGAAGCAG AGGGGTGTGCAACTGTTCCTGAAATGGGCTATCATGCAAGGTGTTGCAATGCTCCTTCAGAATAGATATCAGAGACAAAGACTGTACACTCGTATTGCATTAGGAAAG GCCAGGAGAATGGATGTTGTGTGGGGAGAGACTGCTGGAGTAGATGGTCAATTATTGTTGCTCTTCCCTGTACTATTTATCTTGCAG GGATTTGAAGCATATGTTGGAGTCTTGTTGCTTAAGACAGCATTCATTGGTGTTGTTTCTGAGTGGCAG GTTGTTACCTGTGGGATCCTTCTGATTATCATGGCGGCTGGGAATTTTGCCAACACAGTGAAGACTCTTGTGACAAAGTCTCGTGTTAAAGCCAAAATGAAGAGAGGTAAAAGTAAACAAGATCTGAAATCTGAATCTCCCGCCAAAAGTTCGTGA